The sequence gtgtgtgtgtgggggggggggggggggggggttcatttaaaaaaaggctgTTATTGGTTTGAAGATAATATATCATACTGGCTATTTTTCTGTCCACATATATTCTTGCAACTTACAGTAAAATACCAATGTTCATAGTGTTTACCTATTCTAGTTGTTCAGAGTACAGTGACAGCTTACTGGTTCAAGAACAAAGAACTGGCTTTCTCATTTGCCTGTAAAACTGCCATGTCAAGGGTGGCTAGTGTACTCAACTTCTTCTTTACTGAGAGTTTTGCCAGTCACTTTGGTTTGATATTAGCTGTTTGGAATGGTAATTTGTATTGACtatttaatttgtatgtttgttaaatttgactgatcttttatatataatacttcaattttctatattacACTTGATATTCAAAGTAGATACAGGGGATCATtcaacaataatatataaaaagactaatttattttagattttttttttattttcatactgagtattataaacaaaacatttttaggACATTGGATAGCACCAGTtctgaaataatttttcatagtaGGGAGATAATTTGTAGACTTTTGCAAATCTTATTTACATCTAAAGTTTTTAACAATATGTTGTACCTTTGTAGTGACACCTTAGATATAGATTTTGATCATAAAAGTAACTCAATACAAAGTATAGAGACTTATTTTGTTTCAATACATTTTTGGTGCCGTTACCAGGAGTGCTCCTTTGATCTTCACTTCATTTTAATGATTCATTGTAATGCCTGTTTTTCAAGTATTATAAgtgttttgtcaattttatttggtatgAAATGATTGCATGGTGTGCATGTCATGGTTATACTTTGTAGGTGCTATTTTATGTGGAGTTGCATTTATATCAGCTATCATTGTCAGTATAATGGATGTACATGGTGTTAAACAGTTAGGGGATCATCAAGCATTACAAACGGAATCCAAAAAATTTGTAAGTTGTATGTTTTCAATAACTACCGTTCCTGTGTTACAATAAGTACTGTTTTGTCAGAGTACTGTTTAGGTTAACCTAACAAACATAAGacttgttattattttgattcaTAAAAACTAACATATTTATCAGGTTAAAATTTGTGATGATGGACCAGGTTAAAACAATAGAATTGCATGGTTAGACCAGTATTGAGAATTATGTATACTAAGGGCATTTTTGAGTCATTATCACTAGCTTAAATTTTTTTCTGGTATCTTCAATgcgtatatttgatatttaaaataaaataaaatagttgcATATGTGTGAATCATTCAATAAAGTTATGTACATGGTAAATGAATGTCcatataaaatcaattttgaataCTTTTGGTTACTCAAAGGATTAGTTGTAGTGCATGAGTTGTACATGTGAAATGCAGGTACAAACTATTAGTCACAATGCTTTGCTTATTCAAATAAACTTCCAATATCTATTTTGTAGAGCTTTATTcagaacatttttgttttctagaAACTGTCTGACATTAAACAATTTACGTTGACTTATTGGTTATTGGTTATGGCAGTCATGTTCTACTATGTCTCACTTCTACCATTCATGGCAGATGCCAGGTCAGATCAGTGTTAGTAACCCGTTTAATTACACTGCTTCTGCAACTTATGACCAAAGCTTATATTCACTTAAAAATTCTCCACCTAAATGTTGCTGCAAGGCTCAAACCCTCTAAAGCGATTGTGTATAAGCtcattttgaatgttaaaaGTGGTAATTATAAGTAATTTTAACAAGGATGTTGTAAAttataatgagaaaaaaaatgaacatttattgGAATTCATGAATTAATTGAGAAATGATTATTTTCTTGAAAGGTTTGCTACAGATggtcaaaattattttgttttaataaaggTAATCATCAGGTAAAGTgcaaaaatagaaattattgaaaataaaaaatagatccACTTACTTGAATTTGAGACACCTATATGCTTTTAATAtgcaaaatataacaaagactGACAAAAACATCCCtgggtaatgttttttttctaactgtATATATAGttagtatgtatttaaaaaaaaaattgaaatgaaatagcAGTTCCGGAGCAAATTCTTTTAGATCTTTTCTTTTCATGACGGAAATGCGTGAGAACTCACTTGCTGCAAGCATCgttatttagaaattatttaattataaaattaaagaatattcTTTTACTAGGTATATTCatgacttttattttgttttaactgaaAAGTTTATATGTAAGTTTCTGCAATATCATTAATAGTAGTCTctgtatatttgtattattcTTACAGCTTGTTTGTACACCAGAAATATGGTTACAGTCCAAGAATGTCCTCAATAATAGTAGGAGTTGTATATGACTTGTCTATTGTGTTGGTGCCTATCATTGGTATGATTATAGTAAGTAGCCATTtctataaaataagaaagaataatttatcaaatatggAGAATTGTTGGTattgatttaaacatttttaaacaggTTAATTTAAAAATGCTCTTTGGTGaagttgctgtctctttgacatatttccctTCTCAAGtttatttgtcaatttcaattaaaatattgttttatcaaaataattaaattcgTAATCTGTCATATTcatgttgaaaaacaaaaataagttggaTATCTAAATGTGTAAAAGCTgctatttatttcacattttcaatttaactaaGAAATACAATTTCATATCTTTCACCTTAATAGTTTATATTGGCCAATTTTGCAATTCTTAACCCAACAGAAGTTAAATTTGAAGATTTAGcatgtatttgaattaaagCAGTTAGAAAAAATCCATGATCAGCAGATGAAATTCTATTTGCCataaaattttcagacaaatcagacAACCAAATTTAGAGTTATTGCCCCTgattatttttaagaaatttcagacttcttgtttattttcttgaaaacatttgtttttagcacaaattataataacagaaaatttaagataaagaGAATCTTTAAAAGAGTACAAATAGGTCAAATTACCCCTTACAATACAGAACTAAATATGTTGCCATTTACAGATAGTCTTGTTTCTTTataatgatacatgtaccagTTTATATTTCTAGGATCGAATAGGAAAGAGAGGGATTATGATGTTGATCTGTTCCTTTATGATGATACCAGTTTACACTGTGTTAGCCTTTACCCATATTCATCCTGTGATAGTGACTGCATGGTTAGGAATTACATATGCTGTTGCTAGTGTAAGTGTAGTTCAGACCAAGTATTAAAAACTATTATGCAGTTTGACAAAATCATCTGACATGTAGATTATTCTCTCCgccatatatatgttttataaaaagcCATGAACACAGATTACAAGTTCATACCTTTTTGAGTGTTGACccatttattatctttttttccaGGGTTTTTGTTAAGCCtgcagaaagctcaacatagggataGCGATCTGGTGGTTGCAGCTTAACTAAATTCTTAAAAGCATCATATTTTGAAGGTAGAAGACctagatgcttcatactttgtatatagatgccttatgtaatgaagtttctgtcagtcacatgtccaatgtccatGACCTCTTTTTCATgattcagtgactacttgaaaaaaaaagttgagattttttgtaattttaatttctctcttattatgagtaatatgataactatatatGGTATGTGCCTTCcatgcaaggtcctcatgcctgtcagataGTTTTCACTTAACCTCTACCTCagttcatggatcagtgaacaaggttaagttttggtggtcaagtccatatctcagatactataagcaatatatctagtatatttggtgtatagaaggattgtaaggtgtacatgtccaactggcaggtgtcatctgatcttgacctgattttggtggttcattggtcaaagttaagttttcatggttaagtttgtttcttagatacCATAACAAGAGGTTAACTTTATTTAATGCATAGATTGATTGTAaagtgtacatgtctgcctggcattgTGCAACTAactttgaccttattttcatggttcattgatgaatgtttagttttcttgctagaaactatatgcaataggttaCCTATATTTTGTGCATTGAATGACtgttaggtgtacatgtattacttatttggtttatctgaccttaacctcatttcCTTGGATCATgctaaatttatttgatagttGTAGTAagtaaatctttatatttaggactattaACATAATACCGTATAGTGTGTTATTTTCGCAGGTgtaaaattttgtgattttcattgaataatgtatatgaaatattttgattcaaaacttttttcaatCCCTTTGCATgtgcacttttaaattggccatattgttatatcaaggaaaataagcgaaaatttacaccccacAGAAATAACCTCCTACACCGTATCAATGTTTAGTTAAGAAGAcaagacatttcagcatgtgcacttTTGTctaatatattcattttgtttgacCTGTCACCATAACTTTTACACAATATCAATTACCAAAGTAAGTAAGACCGACTCTGATTTGCCAAGTCTGACAGTTCTTGTTAAAGAATTagctattttcttttatataaaaaacctTGACGTGTATGTTATGTTTGTagatacatatttgtttcttttatactTTTGACACAGTATATATgcattcatttcatttgtttgtgtGCAAAGTTATGGTTCTgaatttatttcagaaatatgTGTTTTGAGTTGGTTTTTTTATGAACTTTGgaaaaatagtcaaaaataaTGTTTAGAATCTAGGGTTCTTAAGGTGGTAATATACTGTAGTTATTCATTTCAGAGCTTTTATTTCAGGCAGTTATATGGCCATCCATACCAATAGTTGTAAAACAGTCTATGTTAGGAACTGCTATGGGTGTTAATAACTCCATACAAATGCTTGGTGTGGGAGGAGCTAATCTGGTTGTAGGAGAAATTCTGGGCAAAAATAACAGGTATAATTTGTACCTTCTACTGTAAAGAATAAACtatattacataaaattgagaatgataattgggaatgtgtcaaagagacaacaacccaaccataaagcagacaacagctgaaggccaccaatgggtcttcaacgcagcgagaaattcctgcacccagaGAAGTCCTTctgctggtccctaaacaaatatgtatactatttCAGTGATTATGGACGTcataccaaactttgaattatacATGCATTCTTTATCTTTGTGTTTATTATAACTGGTACTGAGagaaagaaaacatattttgacaaaaGCTTAGAATTTTTTAATCCTTTCCCTATATAAATGaagcaatttaaaattttgatgaaaacatACGCTTACTTctgaaaaattattgtttaatataaatgataatggTTTGACAACAGAgtcatacacaatttttttaagtaGATCCATAGAGATGATGTATGCCAAGTTTTGATTCAATTGGTCCAATGGTTTCAGAagagttttttttgttaaagttaacAATGGAAAATACACAAGTGATGggtctttatgttttatatgtcaTCACATCTGAAAACAGTTGCATTTAATCTTGaatttgttaaacaaaattctgccttattaaaatatatttgagttATATATACAGTTACAAATTACAGGATAAAAAGTCCCAAATTGCAAGGTATGAAGGACCAATGAAGTTAATGCCAATATActtacttattttttaaatgatttttgttgATAGCCTAACAGAAGAAGAGAGACTAGTGAGGTGGAAGTATATGATGATTTTCTTAATGTGTACAGCTATAGCCTGTTTCACAGCTGCAGTATTTGTCAATATTAGTGATGCAAATAgggtaatatttattttcactaGTTCACCAATTATACTTGATTAGATGTCTCAAAGAAATGGTATGAACTCTCAAAACTTTACATACAGAACACACAAAACTTCATCCACTTTcataaaaaaccaaaacaatcCTTTTTATATCAATGAACATGTGATTATAGTTTCAATTGTTACTATATTTGCTAAATTTTTCTTGAACAAGCtcttttcaaaaacttttatatCAATGTCTGTttttctatagatataggaagatgtggtgtgagtgccaatgagacaactctccattcaaataacaattttaaaaaagtaaaccattataggtcaatgtacgtccttcaacacggagccttggctcacaccgaacaacgagcaataaagggccccaaaattactagtgtaaaaccattcaaatgggaaaaccaatggtctaatctatataaaaaaacgagaaacatgtatatattacataaacaaacgacaactactgtacatcagattcctgacttaggacaggtgcaaatatttgcagcgggattaaacatttaaatggatccaaaccttctccctttttctgaaacaatagcattacatcacaacaaagaaaaacacatgataaaatatcaattggcagacttaactcaatcaaaaaacgtaaatgaaACACAATGATATAATGCATGTATAActttacaatttgaaatttctttGTAGGGGGGTATTTTGAATCAGAGCAGAAAACAAATGatgcaaagtaaacatttggAAACTGAGAAGACTATATCAGTGGAACATTCAACTGAAAAGGATTACAATGTATCTGATGAGAATCAGCCGTTATTAGGAAccatgcaaaaaataaattgatcacaagagAATCATTttagtttgaataattttatttcccATCTCAACAGCTTCTTTCCTTGATATGTATAGAGTGTATTAAGGTTGTTCctgatataatatatacatcaaaTTATTTCTGATAAAATATGAAGGTAGAGCACTGCTTTCAGTCATAGACAGTGACAGTGTTTTATCTAAAGCATTTTAGCATGGTGCAACACCTATTTCCAGACTCCATGCCCTTTTTCTTCCGAAAAATTTGATGCCATGAGCCCTTTTgtgttatttggattgagatCGGGTTGCGGTATTTGGTTTTTCGCTGATCGAAAGATGACAAGCACTGACTAAAGTTGTTTGCATGTTATTTCATGAAGACAGTGTTTATCACTTCTGCGAGACTTGACTGTTAAAGCTTGATGTTATCATCACCAGGTTGTCATTGTTGCCTAACAGTCTATAATTAAAAATACTGCAATTTTTCCACCCCCAAAAAATTAAGATGGGTGAAAATTTGtcaatttaacaataatttatataattatgtttccAACTCATACAGGATGCAAGTCAGCAACTATAGATTATTGTACAGCTTCAACAAGAAACAAAATCCATACccaatagcaagctataaaaggctaaTTGACATGAcagaatgtaaaataattcaaacaagatACCCAATGGCtgatttatgaataaaacaaaaaacaaaaaaatatatgcctTGCAACAACAAAGGACAAACCAAAGAGTTACATACTTTAAGAATGTTGTGTGGTTAAACATAATTGTGAATGCACAACATTACCCCTTACTTGGGACAGAGGTCTCACAAAACTATATAtaagaacaaagttgaaaagaGCTTGACTCTACAGTTTGATATGATGCACATAAACGACttacaaaaacattaaagacaAAAACGCTAAAAAGTGAccatctgagagtactcactgTTAAATAAAAGTCATTAAAAGCAACAAAAGAGATGCCCAATAGCACTGCTACAGCTGGTGgaataaacaataacataagAGATAGCCCTATTAACACTGCTGGtggaaaaaaaccaacaacgaTATGGATGCCAAATAACACGGCTGGTGGAATAAACAACAAATCAAGAGATTGCCCAAATAACACTGCTTGTggaataaacaacaacaaaagagaTGTCCAAATTTCTGGTGTAATAAACAACAACCAAATACCATTGCTGGtagaataaacaacaacaaaatatgcTCAATAACACTGCTGGTGGAATAAACAACGATATAGATGCATAATAACACGGTTGGTagaataaataacaacaaaagagATACACAATACAAATAACACTGCTGGtggaataaaaaacaaattaagagATTGCCCAAATAACACTGCTGGTGGAAAACAAGAACTTAGGAAATTGCTCAATAACACTGCTGGTGGAAAACAACAAATTAGGAAATTGCTCAATAACACTGCTGGTGTAAAACAACAACTTAGGAAATTGCTCAATAACACTGGTGGTggaataaacaacaacaaacgataTGCCAAATAATACTGCTGGcagaataaacaacaacaaaagtgATTCCCAATACCAATGCTGGTGGAataaacatcaacaaaagatATGCCCAATAACACTGCTTCTAGAATAACCAACAACAAAAGAGATGCCTTATGCCATTGCTGgtggaaaaaaaacaacaaaagagaCACGGATAACACTGCTGGTggaataaacaacaacaaaagagaTGCCCAATAACACTGCTGGTGGaagaaacaacaacaaaagaaatGCCAAATAACACTGCTGGTTCaagaaacaacaacaaaagaaatGCCCAATAAAACTGCTGGcagaataaacaacaacaaaagagaTGTCCAacaccactgctggtggaataaacaacaacaaaagagaAGCCCAATAACACTGCTGGtggaagaaaaacaacaaaagaaatgCCCAATAACACTGTGGTGGAATAAATTACAACAAAAGATATGCCCAATAACACTGCTGGTAGAATAACCAACAACAAAAGAGATTCCCAATACCAATGCTGGTggaataaacaacaacaaaagataTGCCCAATAGCACTGCTGTTAGAATGACCAACAACAAAAGAGATGCCCAATACTAATTCtggtgaaaaaagaaaaaaaaagacactgctggtggaattaacaacaacaaaagacaTGCCCAATAACACTGCTGGTGGACTTATAGTCCTCTTTTAAATTATCTGCTGAGTAGTAAGTGTTTTGATTCTGGCTAGGATCTATCAtatacatgttgaaaaaaatcagaaaatgttttatactttaaatCTTAGGCTTTATGTTCAAACTCTTCTATAAGAGGACATTTCAGTTTCAGCattgtttaacttatttgtagatgttATTACATCCTTTTACAGCTCTTTCTTATTTGAGAGGGAGGCAAAAGGGGGTTCGTTAACAGGCTAGCCTGGATTGTggcaaaaacagttaacaaaaaatgcaaaaaatgctGACAACAGTTAATAAAGTGGGTTGAAAACAGTTAACAGCCAGAATCTATCTCAGAAAACAGTTATTAAACAACACCTTGAAAAGGGCCATGACAGATTAACAAACGAAAAGGGTTTGGCACCCTCATTTGAAATGGTTTCTGtgaaaatggggaaaaaaatccattttcaaGTGGAAAAACTCTTGTCAAGGggcatttaattaaaaaaaatctgcagtGTTGATTTTACTTATGCTGACCATTTGGCCTTTTACGACTTCTCTCTGTCTATTATGGTTTCTGCAAAAATGGATACAAATAATCTCCAAGTGCAATAACTCCTATAGGgttcaattgacaattttgtttgGTAGGGTTGTTTTATACCTTTTGTGCAATTTTAGTTTTAAAGGTAACAGCCTCAGTAACaaccaaaaacttcaaaatttgcaacatcaaaaactacaaaatttttctgaaaattacaTTGAAACAAACCTCAAGATCATGAGCAGCTGATAATTTTTGCTCTGTCAattagctttaaaaaaaaatttaattgtaaaagCTGTGAATATTGATTAAAATTGGCATTTCACGGACAATTAAACTTTACAGTGCGTTGTCCgatatttctataaatattaattattttacagattGAGATCGAtccgttgattttttttactcaaatcaGGTTTATACTGGTATCTCTTACGAAAAGAAGATGTAGGTACACTTTCGAAGTGGGTTCAGTCTGAGATCGTTGATGCAAATTAGAATGGGTCTATGAGTACACATGCTACACTGAGATGCTACATCGATCCAAAaggaccatataaaaaaaatcaattaacataaaaaaaaaacgaattccTTAACAATGATTGATTGCTAGCCCCTAcgcgtccagtggcaaatgtttgaTACAAGTTCTAGATAAGAACAGATTAACAATACAGATCAATACATGCAATAGGTAGGTCATGTAAAAGGAGATGTTTGGAACGAAGTGCTTAGAATTTGGACTGCCATTTGAATTGATGGTAAATTGGTTATGGATAAAAATTGAGCCTAGCAATAGGTCACACACGAACACTTTACAGTTTTTGCAAAGGTTCTAAACGCGTAGAAAGTCTTCACACCAGGAGCCATGttaattgtcccaattcttacCTGAGGTGGCTgtgaatttatacaatttaaacaaactaaCAGTAGCCCCATGTAACCAATGGTCTTACTGCCGGTTGGAAGGAGACCATTAGTAACTTAACTTCTATTCCCTAATACTGAAGACTCAATAATGAAAGGTGTGTTCTGTTTGATTAGACTTTGGGAATATCTAGTGCCGGGGAAATAGTGTATTGCAAATTTAGGGTTATATTCAGTGGTTGCTATTACGGTGCTATTGTGCTCATTATGTAGAACATTGCAAAATACATTATGACTGTAGAGTACTGAGTACTAGTCACGGTAAATTAAATGATTTCTGTCTTTTTAATTCGTTTTcctattatacatttttatcatgCGCCCGGTTGCCAGTATACCAATATGACTatgattttatgtattttacacGTTTTTTTCACTgaacagaaatggaaagttaaataacaaaattactgaaattcTGATGAAAATTCTGAACGGAAAGTTCATgctcaaatggcaaaatcaaaagctcaaaaagatcaaacgaatggacaacaactgtttttGATCTGCATGATATGTTTCAATGAGATCAAACATTGCCTTAAATAAAGATACCAATATTATCGATACATTAttcagttcattttttttaaacctattGTTTGAAATGCTCTTTATCTACATGCGGTATTTGAGttggcattcctatgggaattAAAACAAATGGGCTCATCTACTTGGCGAATTGTTCCTATAATTCATATGCAACTGACTCTATTCAGGAGCTTCTTAgcttcttttatataaaaaaagaaaagaagctAACGTAACATTGCCCTTTAAATTCACGTTCCGCTATGATATACGATATCCTCTCACTAAACAATTCATACTTTGGTGTGTATGTTGAACCATGgctattttaaacatgttaaacattaGATACCAAATAAAGGTACATATTCCGGTAAAGTTTGTAAGATTTTGCCCAATAATTgcagaggagaatatttttctataaaaataaccAAGTGACGATGGTTTGGATAAGGCATATAGTCATGATAATTAAGACAGAATTACGGCCAAAAAACAATGAATCATGAGCgaaatgaacataaaaaatataaagaagagaGAATAATGGGTGTAAAAGtgaaggatttgtatagtctcACTATACACTACAAATCTGGCAAAAGTATATATAACACGTTGGtgggagaaaaaaatatataccaaaatatacTAATTACACTGAGAAATGAACAATGACAACAATGTACCTCGGCAATGTACCTGCCTGGGAATTtgtattcaatatattaaattatatataattgtccAAGATTGTACAGAATAAGGAATTTAAATCATCTATAAATTAAAGAACTTAGTTAGGCAGTAAAATATCagagatatatatattatatatagttaGTCATCCGTGAGAAGTCCATTACTGCATGTCTCTggtaaataatttcatttttttttaaatatttaagaattcaGTAAAGACTTCCAGACCCTCACTCAAATGACAATCGCTAAAACGGAAAGTTCATTGGTAATTATTACCAAAGCAATTTTACCGTAAATAAATCAGATTTCCCGCGGTTTTTACATTTGTCCTTTTCATGTAAGAAAGAACAGGCACGAGAGTACTCGAatggaaacaaatataaacaacacaaTACTTCACGACTTTC is a genomic window of Mytilus trossulus isolate FHL-02 chromosome 1, PNRI_Mtr1.1.1.hap1, whole genome shotgun sequence containing:
- the LOC134683847 gene encoding major facilitator superfamily domain-containing protein 1-like, which gives rise to MKATDCTYRFVLLFFACLLTFGMYFSFDLPGVLQHRLEGITNCTDNSTRYNETCVQCEGCLGMSSRQFNILYAIYAWTNAVVVIGAGVLVDRLGNRVGLLLFSFLCLLGTSLFAVGTMLKDTSAMFPLMLTGRLIFGSGGGALTVVQSTVTAYWFKNKELAFSFACKTAMSRVASVLNFFFTESFASHFGLILAVWNGAILCGVAFISAIIVSIMDVHGVKQLGDHQALQTESKKFKLSDIKQFTLTYWLLVMAVMFYYVSLLPFMADASLFVHQKYGYSPRMSSIIVGVVYDLSIVLVPIIGMIIDRIGKRGIMMLICSFMMIPVYTVLAFTHIHPVIVTAWLGITYAVASAVIWPSIPIVVKQSMLGTAMGVNNSIQMLGVGGANLVVGEILGKNNSLTEEERLVRWKYMMIFLMCTAIACFTAAVFVNISDANRGGILNQSRKQMMQSKHLETEKTISVEHSTEKDYNVSDENQPLLGTMQKIN